A single region of the Ascaphus truei isolate aAscTru1 chromosome 6, aAscTru1.hap1, whole genome shotgun sequence genome encodes:
- the LOC142498132 gene encoding extracellular calcium-sensing receptor-like: protein MVYAINEINENPELLPNITLGFRIYDSCYKETQAVEGAMRILSEIQRAIPNYRCENISKLVGLIGDLQSSSSLAVARILGLYRFPQISYGSAFADLSDKIQFPSFLRTIINDKTQSWYFPNLMIHFGWTWVGILASDNDFGLYSSELMRKDIEAAGICVAFFMKISAQHSRDQTLSILQVIRKSTATVILMYCSLPELIPFMQVATAEHFTGKIWFASASWIASPIFSYKEFWGTLNGTIGITILLTKIPGFRKFLYSIHPSSYPGDIFIKAFWEEGFGCLWPKDDHNQTASENLSQGSTRYCTGQENLHTLESLGYHEDKSRHAMLMYNAVYALAHGVNDMISCKSASTCFNISRLQPWKGPIVVASTTNSSRILSTYGNILLPSYSESLDELAKSYREGGITYEVGASGETLHARAEKGFSNFYICSTSAEYPSLCFHDCHLLHYIKRVRFNNTAGQEVFFNEFGEQSLRGEYVNWQALPNGTSRYVNVGVAIEGSEWGVTRSNNTIFWSGGYTELTIRRHDCISKVCSDEQILVPTSICSERCPPGYRKAPQNGQPVCCFDCVLCSAEEFSNETDSISCMKCPDGMWPNERHDGCRFKSLEFLSYEDPLGGTLASLSIVGALLPLSILVIFLKNSETPIVKANNRGLSYLLLMALILCYLCSLLFIGHPLNITCILQQITFGISFVLCISCVLGKTIMVVIAFNSTQPKSNRPVWLNSRVPNTLVLVCTAIQVIICISWIAHSTLFQNNDGTSKLGTIIVECNEGALVAFWCMLGYMGLLATLSFALAYLARKLPGSFNEAKLITFSMLIFGVVWVSFIPAYLSTRGKYMVAVEIFAILTSSSGLLVCIFFPKCYIIILKPEMNNKECFTGKRMAQKNKLK from the exons ATGGTTTATGCCATTAATGAGATCAACGAGAATCCAGAACTTCTGCCAAATATCACTTTGGGCTTTAGGATTTATGACTCCTGTTATAAGGAAACCCAAGCAGTTGAAGGGGCAATGAGGATTTTATCAGAGATACAGAGGGCAATCCCAAATTACAGGTGTGAAAACATTTCCAAACTGGTAGGGTTAATTGGAGATCTTCAGTCCTCCTCTTCCCTTGCAGTGGCAAGAATTTTGGGACTTTACCGGTTTCCCCAG ATAAGTTACGGATCAGCATTCGCAGATCTAAGTGATAAAATCCAGTTTCCTTCATTCCTACGTACAATAATAAATGATAAAACACAATCTTGGTACTTCCCTAATCTGATGATTCATTTTGGGTGGACCTGGGTAGGAATCTTGGCATCCGATAATGATTTTGGACTCTATAGCAGCGAATTGATGAGAAAAGATATTGAAGCAGCAGGGATTTGTGTAGCATTTTTTATGAAGATATCTGCCCAACACAGCAGAGATCAAACTCTTTCAATTCTTCAGGTCATCAGAAAATCAACAGCAACTGTTATACTAATGTATTGTTCTTTGCCAGAATTGATACCTTTCATGCAAGTGGCTACGGCAGAACATTTTACTGGCAAGATCTGGTTTGCTAGTGCCAGTTGGATCGCCTCTCCTATCTTTTCATACAAGGAATTCTGGGGAACATTAAATGGCACCATTGGAATAACCATTCTTTTAACAAAAATTCCAGGATTCAGAAAGTTTCTCTATAGTATTCATCCATCCTCATACCCAGGGGATATATTTATAAAAGCATTTTGGGAAGAAGGCTTTGGATGCTTATGGCCTAAGGATGATCACAATCAGACTGCATCAGAAAATCTCAGCCAGGGGTCAACCCGATATTGCACAGGCCAAGAAAATCTTCACACATTAGAGAGTTTGGGTTATCATGAAGACAAATCAAGACATGCCATGTTAATGTATAATGCAGTTTATGCACTGGCACATGGTGTCAATGATATGATTTCATGCAAATCTGCCTCCACCTGCTTTAACATTAGTAGATTGCAACCCTGGAAG GGGCCTATTGTAGTAGCTTCGACAACCAACTCATCAAGAATTTTGAGCACTTATGGCAACATTTTGCTAcctagctattcagaaagcctcgatgagttggCCAAATCGTACAGGGAAG gggggatcacctATGAAGTGGGAGcatctggggagacgctccatgcacgtgcagaaAAGGGATTTTCCAATTtctacatctgcagcacgagcgctgaatatccttctcTCTGCTTtcatgattgtcac CTTTTACACTACATAAAGCGGGTGCGGTTTAACAATACTGCTGGACAGGAAGTGTTCTTTAATGAGTTTGGAGAACAGTCATTACGCGGAGAATATGTAAACTGGCAAGCTCTCCCTAACGGCACAAGTAGATATGTAAATGTTGGCGTTGCCATCGAAGGATCTGAGTGGGGTGTCACTAGAAGCAATAACACTATTTTCTGGAGTGGAGGCTACACAGAG TTGACAATTAGACGACACGACTGCATCTCAAAGGTGTGTTCCGACGAGCAAATTCTC GTTCCTACATCCATATGCAGTGAGAGATGCCCTCCAGGATACAGAAAAGCTCCTCAGAATGGGCAGCCAGTCTGCTGCTTTGACTGTGTTTTATGCTCAGCAGAAGAGTTTAGTAATGAAACAG ATTCAATAAGCTGTATGAAATGTCCTGATGGAATGTGGCCTAATGAAAGGCATGATGGCTGCAGGTTTAAATCCCTGGAGTTTCTGTCCTATGAAGACCCGTTAGGTGGCACACTGGCCTCTCTCTCAATCGTGGGTGCTCTCCTCCCTCTGAGCATCCTAGTGATTTTCTTGAAAAACTCTGAAACTCCAATTGTCAAAGCTAATAATCGGGGCCTTAGTTATCTCCTCCTTATGGCCCTAATTCTTTGCTACCTCTGCTCTTTATTGTTCATCGGTCATCCTCTTAACATAACCTGTATCCTCCAACAAATTACATTTGGGATCAGTTTTGTACTGTGCATTTCATGTGTTTTGGGGAAGACCATCATGGTGGTGATCGCCTTCAACTCCACTCAGCCAAAGAGCAACAGACCTGTGTGGCTAAATTCTAGAGTGCCAAACACACTGGTACTTGTGTGCACAGCTATACAAGTGATTATATGTATTAGTTGGATTGCACACTCTACCCTTTTTCAGAATAATGACGGAACATCTAAGCTAGGAACAATAATTGTTGAGTGCAATGAGGGAGCACTAGTGGCCTTCTGGTGCATGCTGGGATATATGGGACTTTTAGCCACTTTGAGTTTTGCACTAGCTTATTTAGCAAGAAAATTACCAGGCAGTTTCAATGAGGCCAAACTAATCACCTTTAGCATGTTGATATTTGGGGTGGTTTGGGTCTCTTTCATCCCTGCTTACCTCAGCACCCGAGGAAAATACATGGTGGCTGTGGAAATATTTGCCATCTTGACTTCGAGTAGTGGATTATTGGTATGTATATTTTTTCCAAAGTGTTACATTATCATCCTGAAACCAGAAATGAACAATAAAGAATGCTTTACAGGAAAGAGAATGGCCCAGAAAAATAAACTAAAATGA